The DNA segment ATTAATTAAACGATGGAGTAAATTAGCTAGCTGATTAACATTAGACACATTAATATAGTCATTAAAATTATTTAATAATATTTCAATCGTAGGTTGAAATTTAAAGTTGTCATTTAATAATAAAAAAGTATCTTCCAAGTGAGTTTTACAAGCATCGATTAAAAATGAATTGACATTTCCTTTGGAATTATGCAGAAATGATTCGAAAACAAAGCCTTGAGTCGCTTTACCCAAAGTACGTAACAAAGGTAGTATTTCAAGAAATTCTTTAGGATTATTTAAATTTTGAAAATTGGTATCTGCATGTTTAAAAAAAGCGATGTAAGATCTGTATGCTGATTGTTTTGTTGCTTCTCTTAAATCATCTTTAAATTGAGATGGCAAGTAATATTCAAGGACATTCTTATTTCTGTGCGTAAGGTGTTTTTCAAGCACAGATTTATCTTTACTATAAAACGAAACAGGAACTGGAGGAATGGGCCTATCTAAACGTAATGATAAATTGTATGCTAAATCAAATGCTCTAGCCTGTGCCAATAAACGAGATTCAATATTATCATTAAAAATAACTATTTGCAGGGAGCTATCATTTGGGTTTGCATGTAAACGTGCCATCACTTCATTGTGTTTATTTGGATTTCTAAGCCCTTCTTTAACCAAACTAGGTAAGTTCGTAACATAAATTTTTCTTTTTAATTTATCATCAACATATGCTTTTGCCTGTTCAGGCGTATCAGCATCATAAGGTCTACCAAAAGTTCCTCCATCATAAACCATAATTCTAGATACATAGGCATCGACTATTGCACAACGAACACCCACTAAACAATCACGGCTATTAGTGCCAAAAGGTCTCGGGTAATAACCCTGATTAGGTGAAGCCAAGCTTAATGACTGAGCCTTAGTTAATATTAACTTTCTTTTTTCATTTTCAAAAAGTGGTGCGTTATTATGTGTTGCTGTATCAACCACTTCATATTGACGTTTAAGATCTAAATGATAAGGAGCTTCAGGTTGAGACAAGCGGCTGGTGTATGCTTTCCGTGCTCCTTCACGCCTTAATGCTGCCCCATCTTCATTACCCCAAACAAAGCCATCAATAAATTTAGCCCAAAAATCTTGTTCATCATGGCGTATCGTTTTAAAGAAAAAATCATTTTCTAAGTTATATGCAACATTACCAGCCTTCGCAGTTGAGTATTTTAATCGAGGAATATCATTAACTTGAAGTTGAAAAAAATCATCATCCTCAACACCAGCTACAGGCACATTACTTGTAGCTGTCATTGTTGTATTTATCGCTTTTTGTAGCAAATCATCTAAAGAAAGGTTATCTTGCTTTTCTAAGCTCCCACCTTGAACACCATCAGCCTCATTTTCATTGTACATTGCAACCACCTATTATATTCAACATAAATGCCGAAAAAACAGGATACTGAATAATCAGTCATAAAACAATATTAATTATCCACACCATTTCTAAGTCATTATTCACGTAGACATAAATCTGCATCTAAATTATCATCTTTAGCTAAAATACGTAGTTTTTTTAATGCATCCATCTGAATTTGGCGTACACGCTCACGTGTAAGTCCAATAAAGTGGCCTGTTTCTTCCAGTGTTCTTGGCTCATAACCTCTTAAACCAAAACGCATCGATAAAACTGTGCGTTGCTTTTCAGTTAACTGATCTAACCAACGCTCAATAAATGTTTTCGTTGCCTGATCATTATACTCTTCTTCTGGAGTTGTTGAATTTTCATCAGAGACTGTTTCTATCACTGGACGATTAGAGTCATCATAAACTTTATCTAATGACTCAACATATTTAGTCGAAGATAATATTTTTTTGATATCATCTACTGGACGATCTAAAAACTCTGCAATCTCTTCTACAGTTGCTTCATGATCTAATTGTTTAGTTAATTCATTAGCTGCTCTTAAATAAACATTAAGCTCTTTTAATACATGAATTGGCACTCGAATAGTACGCTGTAAATTTAAAAGTGCACGCTCAATATTTTGTCTAATCCACCAAGTTGCATAGGTTGAAAATCGCCAACCTAATTCTGGATTAAATTTCTCAACAGCGCGAATTAAGCCTAAATTGCCTTCAGCAATTAAATCAAGAAATGTTAAACCACCTCTTGGACGGTAACGTTTAGCCATTTTCACAACCAAGCGTAAATTACTTTGAATCATGATCTTTTTACTTTCTGCGCAACCACGACGCGATTTAGTTGCATAATGTAATTCTTCTTCCTTACTTAATAATGGTTGATAGCCAATCTCTTGTAAATAAAGTTTTGTAGCATCTACTTCATCTTGAGAAAAATCACGCTCCCACTCTAATGCTGAAGCCTCTTCTGTACTATTATTTTGATCATCTACCTCTGCCTCATCTTGCTCAAATTCATCATTGAACTGTGATTGATCACTATCAATACTTTCAAATGCTTCAGACCCCGAACACTGTTTCACTTTTTTCTCAGCCATTATTTAAGCCCTCCAGTCATTTGTAAAAAAAACCTTGAATATCTTCATTCTTACAAATGTACATGAAAATGGTACATAGATGAAAGAGGAACATATATTAAGCATATACGCATATTTGATTGAGATAATCGTTATCCTATGATGAGTATTTAGCCAATTTCACTTGAGATAGCCTGTTATACTGGTGATTTTGATAGTAACGTCGCATCAGTAAATAAATGATACTAGATAACAATAGTGTAATAATAAATGCAGCGAATGAAAAGTAAGTTAACTGTGAAAAGGCACTTGCATAATCTGATTTAATTTGTATGAGGTCTGTTTGGTTTGGGTTAATTGCCGTTAGGCTTGCTAACTTTCCTGCTAAGTAACCGCCAGCACCTAATGAAACAAAGAAAACGCCCATCATTGTGCTGACAACTTTTGGATTAGCTAGGTGTGTTACGGCTGCCAAACCAACGGGTGAAAGCATAAGTTCTGCTATTGAAATCGTTAAATAGGCAATTAAAATCAAACTTGGATTAATTAGCCCTGATAAATGATGCTCTTGATGGAACATAGACCACCATATCAATAAATAAGCCAAAAACATAAATGCCATTGAAATAACAAATTTTATCGCTGCAGCTAATGCAATATTGGCTTGCTTAATTTTCCCCCACAAACTTGCTAACAATATGCCAAATACAATCATTCCTACACTTTCAACCGCTACATAATAAGGCGGTGGAAATTGAATACCCAATACTGTTGGTTCAACCGCTCTTCTTATGAATAAAGTTAATGACATAAACATTTGAAAATAAAATGACCAAAACATCACAGAGATAATGCATAATAATAAAAATGCCAAGGTCTTTCTTCTTTGTAACCCTTCCTCTTTATAAGCCACTGATAAAACAAAGCCTATAGCAATCATAATAATGACCACAAAAAATAACGTTGCAAGGTCAGTATTAATCATAATGCCATAAAAAATACCCCACATGAGCATAATACTAATTAATGCATAAATAAAATTAACTATGCTTTGCCCTTCAATTTGAGCATAATCAATTAATTTGAATTTTTTTGAACCAATAAGAAAAACCAAAAACGCAATGACTAAACCAAATGCCGCACTCAAAAAGCTTAATTTCCAACCAAAATACTCGCTTAACTTAATCGGTATTGTTGTCCCTAAAATAATACCTGAGGTAATGCCCATATAAAATATGGTAAAACCACTATCACGTTTGGGATCACCTGGTTGATATTGTCTGCCTAAAATAGATGACACATTTGGTTTTAATAAACCTGTACCAACTGCAATACCTCCTAGTGCAAACATAAGCCAATGAATGGAACTATCTATCGTTAATATTAGATAACTAATAAATAAAACACTCGCACCAACCAATACAGCTTTTTTCTGACCCAAAAATCGATCAGCTATCCAGCCACCTGCAATTGGTGAGATATAGGTTAAT comes from the bacterium SCSIO 12844 genome and includes:
- a CDS encoding sigma-70 family RNA polymerase sigma factor: MAEKKVKQCSGSEAFESIDSDQSQFNDEFEQDEAEVDDQNNSTEEASALEWERDFSQDEVDATKLYLQEIGYQPLLSKEEELHYATKSRRGCAESKKIMIQSNLRLVVKMAKRYRPRGGLTFLDLIAEGNLGLIRAVEKFNPELGWRFSTYATWWIRQNIERALLNLQRTIRVPIHVLKELNVYLRAANELTKQLDHEATVEEIAEFLDRPVDDIKKILSSTKYVESLDKVYDDSNRPVIETVSDENSTTPEEEYNDQATKTFIERWLDQLTEKQRTVLSMRFGLRGYEPRTLEETGHFIGLTRERVRQIQMDALKKLRILAKDDNLDADLCLRE
- a CDS encoding peptide MFS transporter encodes the protein MIKRFLNHPVALVVCFLTEMWERYGFYVIQSLLALYLTSHLSLSDRYTYTLVGSFTALTYISPIAGGWIADRFLGQKKAVLVGASVLFISYLILTIDSSIHWLMFALGGIAVGTGLLKPNVSSILGRQYQPGDPKRDSGFTIFYMGITSGIILGTTIPIKLSEYFGWKLSFLSAAFGLVIAFLVFLIGSKKFKLIDYAQIEGQSIVNFIYALISIMLMWGIFYGIMINTDLATLFFVVIIMIAIGFVLSVAYKEEGLQRRKTLAFLLLCIISVMFWSFYFQMFMSLTLFIRRAVEPTVLGIQFPPPYYVAVESVGMIVFGILLASLWGKIKQANIALAAAIKFVISMAFMFLAYLLIWWSMFHQEHHLSGLINPSLILIAYLTISIAELMLSPVGLAAVTHLANPKVVSTMMGVFFVSLGAGGYLAGKLASLTAINPNQTDLIQIKSDYASAFSQLTYFSFAAFIITLLLSSIIYLLMRRYYQNHQYNRLSQVKLAKYSS